A genome region from Jeongeupia sp. HS-3 includes the following:
- a CDS encoding CoA-binding protein, with protein sequence MFRNPSDTEVRAFLAGVKRIAVLGLSPKPDRPSYRVSRYMQAAGFTIVPVRPGISEVLGETAYPALADVPGDIDLVDVFRRAEEVGAVVDAAIATGARGVWIQSGIINDDAATKARDAGLFVVMDRCLMVEHARLLG encoded by the coding sequence ATGTTCCGCAATCCGAGTGATACCGAGGTCCGCGCCTTTCTGGCTGGTGTGAAGCGCATCGCCGTGCTTGGGCTGTCGCCGAAGCCGGACCGCCCCAGCTACCGCGTATCGCGCTATATGCAGGCCGCCGGTTTCACCATCGTGCCGGTGCGTCCCGGCATCAGCGAGGTGCTCGGCGAAACCGCGTATCCGGCGCTGGCCGACGTCCCCGGTGACATCGACCTGGTCGACGTGTTCCGCCGCGCCGAAGAAGTAGGTGCCGTGGTCGATGCGGCGATCGCCACCGGTGCGCGCGGTGTGTGGATCCAGTCGGGTATCATCAATGATGACGCCGCGACCAAGGCGCGTGACGCCGGCCTTTTCGTGGTGATGGATCGCTGCCTGATGGTCGAACACGCCCGGCTGCTCGGCTGA
- a CDS encoding DUF484 family protein, whose amino-acid sequence MQPHEIVAWLQDNPAFFDEFADEIAQIYVPHHHHGQAVSLAERQLVTLRDRTRVLESRMGALLQFGEENDITSERLHRLTLSLLRANRLDEAITAANASLIDDFGLSGVVLRLWDLDADVDLPELAPAGETVTRLAEQLVSPYCGPYLADDVRAWFGDNAGSLTSFGLFALRAHGRPIGVMALASTDADRFYPEMGTLYLSRLAELVAAAITRLAPVLEYARDETPESV is encoded by the coding sequence ATGCAACCGCACGAGATCGTAGCCTGGCTGCAGGATAATCCGGCGTTTTTCGACGAATTTGCCGACGAGATCGCACAGATCTACGTGCCACACCATCATCACGGCCAGGCTGTGTCTTTGGCCGAACGCCAGCTGGTGACGCTGCGTGATCGCACCCGCGTGCTGGAATCGCGCATGGGGGCGCTCTTGCAGTTTGGTGAAGAGAACGACATCACCAGCGAGCGCCTGCATCGGCTGACGCTGTCGCTGCTGCGCGCCAACCGGCTGGATGAGGCAATTACGGCGGCGAATGCATCGCTGATCGATGATTTCGGCCTGTCCGGCGTGGTGTTGCGGCTGTGGGATCTTGATGCCGATGTGGATCTGCCCGAGCTGGCGCCGGCGGGTGAAACGGTGACGCGGCTGGCCGAACAGCTGGTCTCACCGTATTGCGGCCCTTATCTGGCCGACGATGTTCGTGCCTGGTTCGGCGACAATGCCGGCTCGCTGACCTCGTTCGGCTTGTTTGCGCTGCGCGCCCATGGTCGCCCCATCGGGGTGATGGCGCTGGCGAGTACCGATGCCGATCGTTTCTACCCCGAGATGGGCACGCTTTATCTGAGCCGTCTGGCCGAACTGGTCGCCGCCGCGATCACGCGTCTGGCGCCGGTGCTTGAATATGCGCGCGACGAAACCCCGGAAAGCGTCTGA
- a CDS encoding glycosyltransferase, translating into MNDNRLICLIPHYNNPDALVKSLASIGTAEACDVLVVDDGSTRARIDESACRAAFAAQGTLRFLNLPQNRGIEHALNAGLEWIRARGYELVARLDCGDENVADRFARQVAFLDAHPDVALVGGAAEFVNTGGVMQYVLRHPASHREIVRTMRRNSAFIHPAVMYRVSALAKTGLYPLDAPAAEDYALFWQFVTHFQTANLPEVLIRYELDPGSISHAKRDKQLKSRLKLQRAHSDGSAAALAGIARTIALLAMPAGLIARVKTRLRKGRA; encoded by the coding sequence ATGAACGATAACCGGCTGATCTGCCTGATCCCGCACTACAACAACCCCGACGCGCTGGTGAAGTCGCTGGCGTCGATCGGCACTGCCGAAGCATGCGACGTGCTCGTCGTCGACGACGGCAGCACGCGTGCGCGCATTGACGAATCCGCGTGCCGTGCCGCGTTTGCCGCGCAGGGCACTTTGCGTTTCCTGAACCTGCCGCAAAACCGCGGCATCGAGCACGCGCTGAACGCCGGGCTCGAATGGATACGCGCTCGCGGCTACGAACTCGTTGCGCGGCTCGATTGCGGCGATGAAAACGTCGCCGACCGGTTTGCCCGGCAGGTGGCATTTCTGGATGCGCATCCCGATGTCGCGCTCGTCGGTGGCGCAGCCGAGTTCGTCAATACCGGGGGCGTGATGCAGTACGTGCTGCGCCATCCGGCGTCGCACCGTGAGATCGTCCGCACCATGCGCCGCAATTCGGCCTTCATCCATCCGGCGGTGATGTACCGCGTTAGCGCGCTGGCGAAAACCGGGCTGTATCCGCTCGATGCGCCGGCGGCCGAGGATTACGCGCTGTTCTGGCAATTCGTGACCCATTTCCAGACCGCCAATCTGCCCGAGGTGCTGATCCGCTACGAGCTCGATCCGGGCAGCATTTCGCACGCCAAACGCGACAAGCAGCTGAAAAGCCGGCTGAAACTGCAACGCGCCCATTCGGACGGCAGCGCGGCCGCACTGGCCGGCATTGCCCGTACCATCGCCTTGCTGGCGATGCCGGCCGGGCTGATCGCCAGGGTCAAAACCCGCTTGCGCAAGGGGCGGGCATGA
- a CDS encoding bifunctional diguanylate cyclase/phosphodiesterase codes for MRLSVLPFLRTLRGRLLTACVLVQLLVLALVLVNTSRVWHDAARQALGTRVAALSQLFAATLAVPLQTNPAGTGLLLDTLLSVESIDYLVLTNARGEVVATKGWPLGQALPPPDRFDGSQNIGANVHAVAPISAAGVHLGELHFGVSAQSWHAAIDRLSAQNAAILISGLIATLLLMALFGMWLTRTLNRLIDAGGSGGLRYFSPLPTPTGNDEIAQLTRRFNDMGVAVRERIKELGEARQRGEIHLARAETERARLTALLSAMRFGVLFVDNDNRIVFHNPAFCALWGIADGGLAGRAVAEVLQQSFNRPLQIDLPGHYSDAATADQKRIDFGELAMSDGRVITQQCYRVAERDGSASGRMWLYEDVTQARQLAERMVNLAERDSLTGLYNRHRFQEELARMVLDAERRQGTTALLFFDLDEFKYVNDTLGHAAGDELLKAIAREVATQVRRHEVLARLGGDEFAVLLPDCTVFEVGKLADRLVSRIARMQFSTDGQVLRPSTSIGVALYPQHACNAAELVAHADAAMYQAKAAGKSTWRMYRAESDPARIASSRLSWKERIVDALETDGFELHFQGIYRTHSRELMHLEALLRMKDAGGTLIMPGYFIGHAEKTGKIVDIDRWVIKRTIELLAARPHMPSIAINISGRSFDEPELPEFIGRLLRLHCVDPTRLLVELTETAAVSDIGEAQRFIDALRVTGCTVCLDDFGNGFASFAYLKQLKADILKIDGLFIRDLPNDADSQIFVRGMVAMAHDMGKTTIAEFVENETIYRMLLEMGVDLVQGYYLDRPCHDHPGLLRGLTRDVEPEKENDHVPQSE; via the coding sequence ATGCGGCTGTCCGTCCTGCCTTTTCTGCGAACCTTGCGCGGCCGCCTGCTGACCGCGTGCGTGCTCGTACAACTGCTGGTGCTGGCGCTGGTGCTGGTCAACACCTCGCGGGTCTGGCACGACGCGGCAAGGCAGGCGCTCGGCACGCGGGTGGCCGCCTTGTCGCAATTGTTCGCCGCGACGCTGGCCGTACCGCTGCAAACCAATCCGGCCGGCACCGGCCTCTTGCTCGATACCTTGCTGTCGGTCGAGAGCATCGACTATCTGGTGCTCACGAACGCACGGGGCGAGGTCGTGGCGACCAAGGGATGGCCGCTTGGCCAAGCCTTGCCGCCGCCCGACCGCTTCGATGGCAGCCAGAACATCGGCGCAAACGTACACGCCGTTGCCCCGATCAGCGCCGCAGGCGTGCATCTGGGCGAGCTGCATTTCGGCGTGTCGGCGCAGTCCTGGCATGCCGCGATCGATAGACTTAGCGCGCAGAACGCCGCCATCCTCATTAGCGGCCTGATCGCGACGCTGTTGCTGATGGCGCTATTCGGCATGTGGCTGACGCGAACGCTGAACCGGCTGATCGACGCCGGTGGCTCCGGTGGGCTGCGCTATTTTTCACCCTTGCCCACGCCGACGGGCAATGACGAAATCGCCCAGCTGACACGCCGTTTCAATGACATGGGCGTGGCCGTTCGCGAACGGATCAAGGAGCTTGGCGAGGCGCGCCAACGTGGCGAGATTCACCTTGCCCGGGCCGAAACCGAACGCGCCCGCCTGACCGCCTTGTTGTCGGCCATGCGTTTTGGCGTACTTTTCGTCGATAACGATAACCGCATCGTGTTCCACAACCCGGCATTTTGCGCGCTATGGGGGATTGCCGATGGCGGTCTGGCCGGACGTGCGGTGGCCGAGGTGCTGCAACAGAGCTTCAACAGACCGTTGCAGATCGATCTGCCCGGCCATTACAGTGACGCCGCCACCGCGGACCAGAAGCGGATCGACTTCGGCGAACTGGCCATGAGCGATGGCCGTGTCATCACCCAGCAGTGCTATCGCGTCGCCGAGCGCGACGGTTCCGCCAGCGGCCGCATGTGGTTGTATGAGGATGTCACCCAGGCGCGGCAACTGGCCGAACGCATGGTGAATCTGGCCGAGCGTGATTCGTTGACCGGGCTGTACAACCGCCACCGTTTCCAGGAAGAACTCGCGCGCATGGTGCTCGATGCCGAGCGCCGCCAGGGCACCACGGCGCTGCTGTTCTTTGATCTGGACGAGTTCAAGTACGTCAACGATACCTTGGGTCATGCCGCAGGCGACGAGTTGCTGAAGGCCATCGCTCGTGAGGTGGCCACCCAGGTGCGCCGGCACGAGGTACTGGCGCGTCTGGGCGGCGACGAATTTGCCGTGCTGCTGCCCGACTGTACCGTGTTCGAAGTCGGCAAGCTGGCCGACCGGCTGGTGAGCCGGATTGCCCGCATGCAGTTCTCCACCGATGGCCAGGTGCTGCGGCCATCGACGTCGATCGGCGTGGCACTGTATCCGCAGCATGCCTGCAACGCCGCCGAACTGGTCGCCCACGCCGATGCGGCCATGTATCAGGCCAAGGCCGCCGGAAAATCGACCTGGCGCATGTACCGGGCCGAATCCGACCCGGCGCGCATCGCATCCAGCCGGCTGTCGTGGAAGGAGCGGATTGTCGATGCGCTGGAAACCGACGGCTTCGAGCTGCATTTTCAGGGTATCTACCGTACTCATAGTCGCGAATTGATGCATCTCGAAGCGCTGCTGCGAATGAAGGACGCTGGCGGCACGCTGATCATGCCGGGCTATTTCATCGGCCATGCCGAAAAAACCGGCAAGATCGTCGACATCGATCGCTGGGTCATCAAGCGCACGATCGAATTGCTCGCGGCCCGGCCGCACATGCCGTCGATCGCGATCAATATCTCGGGCCGCTCGTTTGACGAGCCCGAGCTGCCTGAATTCATCGGCCGCCTGCTGCGCTTGCATTGTGTCGACCCGACCCGCTTGCTGGTCGAGCTGACCGAAACCGCCGCGGTCTCCGATATCGGCGAGGCTCAGCGCTTTATCGATGCACTGCGCGTGACCGGTTGCACCGTCTGCCTTGATGATTTTGGCAACGGCTTCGCCTCATTTGCATACCTGAAGCAGCTCAAGGCCGATATCCTGAAGATCGACGGACTCTTCATCCGCGACCTGCCCAACGATGCGGATAGCCAGATTTTCGTCCGCGGCATGGTGGCGATGGCGCACGATATGGGCAAGACGACGATCGCCGAATTCGTCGAAAACGAAACGATTTACCGGATGCTGCTGGAAATGGGCGTCGATCTGGTCCAGGGCTATTATCTGGACCGGCCTTGCCACGACCATCCGGGGCTGCTGCGCGGATTGACGCGCGACGTCGAGCCCGAGAAGGAGAATGATCATGTTCCGCAATCCGAGTGA
- the dapF gene encoding diaminopimelate epimerase produces MTQLRFTKMQGLGNDFVVVDGVRQPVLLDTATIKRLGDRHFGIGFDQLLLVEAPTQPGIDFRYRIFNADGSEVEQCGNGARCFARFVVDQRLTDKIEIAVETARGVIYPRLEADGEVTVNMGAPRLSPAEVPFIADTDAVIQALDVAGETVDISVVSMGNPHAVQVVADVDNGMVERLGAAIENHPRFPARVNAGFMQIVARDEILLRVHERGAGETLACGTGACAAVVAGIRRGLLDERVRVHTRGGELSISWAGMGQPVLMTGPAVSVFEGVITL; encoded by the coding sequence ATGACACAACTCCGTTTTACCAAAATGCAAGGTCTCGGCAACGATTTCGTCGTCGTCGACGGCGTGCGCCAGCCCGTGCTGCTCGATACCGCGACGATCAAGCGTCTTGGCGATCGCCATTTCGGCATCGGCTTCGACCAGTTGTTGCTGGTTGAGGCACCGACGCAGCCCGGTATCGATTTCCGCTACCGGATTTTCAATGCCGATGGCAGCGAAGTGGAGCAGTGCGGCAATGGCGCCCGCTGCTTTGCCCGTTTCGTCGTCGACCAGCGGCTGACCGACAAGATCGAGATTGCCGTCGAAACCGCCCGTGGCGTGATCTACCCGCGTCTTGAAGCCGACGGCGAGGTCACCGTCAATATGGGCGCGCCGCGTCTTTCGCCGGCCGAAGTCCCGTTCATCGCCGATACCGATGCGGTGATTCAGGCGCTCGACGTCGCCGGTGAAACCGTCGATATCAGCGTGGTGTCGATGGGCAATCCGCATGCGGTGCAGGTGGTGGCCGATGTGGACAACGGCATGGTCGAACGCTTGGGCGCCGCGATTGAAAACCATCCGCGCTTCCCGGCGCGGGTCAACGCCGGCTTCATGCAGATCGTCGCGCGCGACGAAATCCTGCTGCGCGTACACGAACGCGGTGCCGGCGAAACGCTGGCTTGCGGCACTGGCGCCTGTGCGGCGGTCGTCGCCGGCATTCGTCGCGGCCTGCTGGACGAGCGCGTGCGCGTGCATACGCGCGGCGGTGAGCTGAGCATCAGCTGGGCGGGCATGGGCCAGCCGGTGCTGATGACCGGCCCCGCCGTGTCGGTATTCGAAGGCGTGATCACGCTCTAA
- the argA gene encoding amino-acid N-acetyltransferase, with protein sequence MAEPLVKETFERMDTPAFVQWCRQAAPYIHAFRGRTFVIALGGEVVRDGRFSTLTYDINLLASLGVRLVVVHGARPQIDARVQEKGLPLDYHKGVRVTDSVTLECAMQAIGQVRVEIESMLSMAMANSPMANADIRVSAGNFITAQPMGVRDGIDLQYTGEVRKVDTTALNYRLDDGELVLLSTLGYSPTGEIFNLTLEDVATSAAVALKADKLLFMFGHDGVVDLTGELLHELTAVEAEQFLATHPEANEDIRLYLPCAVRAVRRGVKRAHLINHYLDGALLMELFTHDGVGTMVSRESLETLREATIDDVGGMLQLIEPLEDAGVLVFRGRELIEREIHRYSVLEHDGKIVGCVAIHPFADSRMAEMACLVIHPEYRDEDRGEQLLHHVEQRARSLGMQQLFALTTRTSHWFVERGFAQASIDDLPIEKMRLYNYQRRSKVFIKSLKG encoded by the coding sequence ATGGCTGAACCCTTAGTCAAGGAGACTTTCGAGCGCATGGATACTCCCGCCTTTGTGCAATGGTGCCGTCAGGCGGCGCCGTATATCCACGCTTTCCGCGGCCGGACCTTCGTGATCGCCCTGGGCGGCGAGGTGGTCCGCGATGGCCGGTTTTCAACGCTGACCTACGATATCAACCTGCTCGCCAGTCTGGGTGTGCGGCTGGTCGTGGTGCACGGCGCCCGACCGCAGATCGATGCGCGGGTGCAGGAAAAAGGCTTGCCGCTCGATTACCACAAGGGCGTGCGCGTCACCGACAGCGTCACGCTGGAGTGCGCGATGCAGGCGATCGGCCAGGTGCGGGTCGAGATCGAATCGATGCTGTCGATGGCGATGGCCAACTCGCCGATGGCCAATGCCGATATCCGCGTCTCGGCCGGCAATTTCATCACCGCGCAGCCGATGGGTGTGCGCGACGGCATTGATCTGCAATACACCGGCGAGGTGCGCAAGGTCGATACCACGGCGCTGAACTACCGCCTCGACGACGGCGAGCTGGTGCTGTTGTCGACGCTCGGTTATTCGCCGACCGGCGAGATCTTCAACCTGACGCTTGAAGACGTCGCCACCAGCGCCGCGGTGGCGCTGAAGGCCGACAAGCTCTTGTTCATGTTCGGCCACGACGGCGTGGTTGATCTGACCGGCGAACTGCTGCACGAGCTGACGGCGGTCGAGGCCGAGCAGTTCCTCGCCACCCACCCGGAAGCCAACGAGGACATCCGCCTCTACCTGCCTTGCGCGGTGCGCGCGGTGCGGCGCGGGGTGAAACGGGCACATCTGATCAATCACTACCTCGACGGCGCGCTGCTGATGGAGCTGTTCACCCACGACGGCGTCGGCACCATGGTGTCGCGCGAATCGCTGGAAACCTTGCGCGAGGCCACCATCGATGACGTCGGCGGCATGCTGCAACTGATCGAACCGCTTGAGGACGCCGGCGTGCTGGTATTCCGTGGCCGCGAGCTGATCGAACGCGAGATCCACCGTTACTCGGTGCTGGAGCACGACGGCAAGATCGTCGGCTGTGTGGCGATCCATCCGTTTGCCGACAGCCGCATGGCCGAGATGGCCTGTCTGGTGATTCATCCGGAATACCGTGACGAAGACCGGGGCGAGCAGCTCTTGCACCACGTCGAACAGCGTGCGCGCTCGCTCGGCATGCAGCAGCTGTTTGCGCTGACCACGCGTACCAGCCACTGGTTTGTCGAGCGCGGATTTGCACAGGCATCGATCGACGATTTACCGATCGAGAAGATGCGCCTTTACAATTACCAACGGCGTTCCAAGGTTTTCATCAAGTCGCTGAAAGGTTAG
- a CDS encoding glycosyltransferase has protein sequence MSAIVHVVESFGGGTLAMVCAFANRQAQDGHAVTVIHSVREETPENWPSLFDARIRFIQLPMQRSIHPLNDWRAGVALTRWLREIAPDVVHLHSSKAGALGRIASLFVRGPRYFFSPHGLSFLQRAEGQLKNTVFLTLEKLLAHTSVTAIACSHSEAGEIRQHLTPRVAVVENAVDVAAIPKAPGNTGVVRIGTVGRVALARNPELFAEIAARLTRPGVEFVWIGGGDESGEAALKAAGVTVLGWLPRAEALKALATLDIYIQTSRWEGLPVAVIEAMAAGLPVVATDVVGNRDLVRNGDNGYLVRDAAGFVAALEPLLADAAARRAIGARAHGFVAANYSLDTMMSTLYNVYGIPSHG, from the coding sequence ATGAGCGCGATCGTGCATGTGGTCGAGTCGTTCGGCGGCGGCACGCTGGCTATGGTGTGCGCCTTCGCCAACCGTCAGGCGCAGGATGGTCATGCGGTCACGGTGATCCACAGCGTGCGCGAGGAAACGCCGGAGAACTGGCCGTCGTTGTTCGATGCGCGCATCCGTTTCATCCAGTTGCCGATGCAACGATCGATTCATCCGCTTAACGACTGGCGCGCCGGCGTGGCGCTGACGCGCTGGCTGCGCGAGATCGCACCCGATGTCGTGCACCTGCATTCGAGCAAGGCCGGCGCGCTCGGCCGCATTGCCAGCCTGTTCGTGCGCGGGCCGCGCTACTTCTTTTCGCCGCATGGTTTGTCGTTTTTGCAGCGCGCCGAAGGACAGCTGAAGAACACCGTGTTCCTGACGCTGGAAAAGCTGCTCGCGCATACCTCGGTGACGGCGATTGCCTGTTCGCATTCGGAAGCCGGTGAAATCCGTCAGCACCTGACACCGCGCGTTGCTGTGGTCGAAAACGCCGTCGATGTTGCCGCGATCCCGAAAGCGCCGGGCAATACCGGCGTGGTGCGTATCGGTACCGTTGGCCGCGTTGCGCTGGCGCGCAATCCGGAGCTGTTCGCCGAAATCGCCGCCAGACTGACGCGCCCCGGCGTCGAATTCGTCTGGATCGGCGGCGGCGACGAGTCCGGCGAGGCTGCGCTCAAGGCCGCCGGGGTCACGGTGCTTGGCTGGCTGCCACGCGCCGAGGCGCTCAAGGCGCTGGCGACGCTGGACATCTATATCCAGACCAGCCGCTGGGAAGGCTTGCCGGTCGCGGTGATCGAGGCGATGGCCGCCGGCCTGCCGGTGGTGGCGACCGATGTCGTCGGCAACCGCGATCTGGTGCGCAACGGCGACAATGGCTATCTGGTGCGCGATGCTGCCGGCTTTGTCGCCGCGCTTGAACCGCTGCTTGCCGATGCCGCTGCGCGCCGCGCCATCGGTGCGCGTGCGCACGGCTTTGTCGCGGCCAATTATTCGCTCGATACCATGATGAGCACGCTTTACAACGTTTACGGAATCCCCTCGCATGGATAA
- a CDS encoding tyrosine recombinase XerC produces MRHLGDFDHFDTVLTAEATSALTRSAYRRDLLVLADLAGDADLATLETKTARGFVRMLVSRQLSARSIARMLSAWRTFYRVMMRDRAWPANPVATVRAPKLAKPLPAAFDVETVNQLIDDVEDDAVIDCRDRAILELLYSSGLRVAELASLPLAAIDFSTGFVRVLGKGDKIREVPVGASAIEAIRRWLLLRPQWAATGASTLFVSARGAPMTTRAVEYRLRHWQQKLALTERLYPHKLRHSVASHLLQRSHDLRAVQEFLGHANLTTTQVYTHLDFVHLQESYKLAHPRAHRAEVAPDVETAPPANDEHDIEADDKER; encoded by the coding sequence TTGCGCCACCTCGGCGATTTCGATCATTTCGATACCGTCCTCACCGCCGAGGCCACCAGCGCATTGACGCGTTCGGCCTACCGGCGCGATCTGCTGGTGTTGGCCGATCTGGCTGGCGATGCCGATCTGGCCACGCTGGAAACCAAAACCGCGCGCGGTTTCGTGCGCATGCTTGTCAGCCGGCAGCTATCTGCGCGCAGCATCGCGCGGATGTTGTCGGCATGGCGCACCTTCTATCGGGTGATGATGCGCGACCGCGCCTGGCCGGCCAATCCGGTCGCGACGGTACGCGCTCCGAAACTGGCCAAGCCTTTGCCGGCGGCGTTCGACGTTGAGACGGTGAACCAGCTGATCGATGATGTCGAAGACGATGCGGTGATCGATTGCCGCGACCGGGCAATTCTGGAATTGTTGTATTCGTCGGGCTTGCGCGTGGCCGAGCTGGCGTCATTGCCGCTGGCGGCGATCGATTTTTCCACCGGTTTCGTTCGCGTGCTCGGCAAGGGTGACAAGATCCGCGAGGTGCCGGTGGGCGCCAGTGCGATCGAGGCGATCCGGCGCTGGCTGCTGCTGCGGCCGCAATGGGCGGCCACTGGTGCGTCGACGCTGTTCGTCAGCGCGCGTGGCGCGCCGATGACGACCCGGGCAGTCGAGTACCGGCTACGGCACTGGCAGCAAAAACTTGCTCTGACCGAGCGCTTGTACCCGCACAAGTTGCGCCACAGTGTCGCCAGTCACCTTTTGCAGCGCAGCCACGATCTGCGCGCGGTGCAGGAGTTTCTCGGCCATGCCAATCTGACGACGACGCAGGTCTATACCCACCTCGATTTCGTTCATCTGCAGGAAAGCTACAAGCTGGCACACCCGCGCGCGCATCGCGCTGAGGTGGCGCCCGACGTCGAAACCGCACCGCCGGCCAACGATGAGCACGATATCGAGGCCGATGACAAAGAGCGCTGA
- the wbaP gene encoding undecaprenyl-phosphate galactose phosphotransferase WbaP: MDKHRQAERAKPWLALADFAALAAGFAVAIGLLYVFRYHRIGSGLALWWTWEGKQQGQAFLLLACLSVANFWWRGHYSVRLPFWDELLETSRWLLLAALLNGMVVLLGKFTVSRFLWPVSWSLALVLLPWFRALMRGWLLKRGLWQLPTVIIGAGSNAIEAFRAMMSEKQLGFRVKALVSVNQDAPDEIAIDDKHVLRVVKLSADELIPWLEAEGRPHVAIAVDTDELRALEAPIEQLSLRYKHLHIIPSVAGLPLYGVVPHHFFSHEVLLLRVNNNLMVWQLTLIKRVFDLVGASLGLLLLSPLFLIAAIQIKRQGGPGATFFGHVRVGMNGKPFKCWKFRTMVHNSQEVLDHLLATSAEARAEWDLDFKLKNDPRITPIGEFLRKTSLDEIPQLWNVLKGEMSLVGPRPVIEAELERYGDKVDFYLEARPGLTGLWQVSGRNDTTYAERVSLDAWYVKNWNLWYDIAIVCKTIKTVATGRGAY, translated from the coding sequence ATGGATAAGCATCGCCAGGCCGAACGCGCCAAACCTTGGCTCGCCCTTGCCGATTTTGCCGCGCTCGCGGCCGGCTTCGCCGTCGCGATCGGCTTGCTCTACGTGTTCCGCTATCACCGGATCGGCAGCGGTCTGGCGCTGTGGTGGACATGGGAAGGCAAGCAGCAAGGTCAGGCCTTCCTGTTGCTCGCCTGCCTGTCGGTCGCCAACTTCTGGTGGCGCGGCCATTACAGCGTGCGCTTGCCGTTCTGGGACGAACTGCTGGAAACCAGCCGCTGGTTGCTGCTGGCGGCGCTGCTGAACGGCATGGTCGTGCTGCTGGGCAAGTTCACCGTGTCGCGTTTCCTGTGGCCGGTGTCGTGGAGTCTGGCGCTGGTGCTGCTGCCGTGGTTCCGCGCGCTGATGCGCGGCTGGCTGCTCAAGCGCGGGCTGTGGCAGTTGCCGACGGTGATCATCGGCGCCGGCAGCAACGCCATCGAGGCGTTCCGGGCGATGATGAGCGAGAAGCAGCTCGGTTTCCGCGTCAAGGCACTGGTGTCGGTGAATCAGGATGCGCCCGACGAAATCGCCATCGACGACAAGCACGTGCTGCGGGTGGTCAAGCTGTCGGCCGATGAACTGATCCCCTGGCTGGAGGCCGAGGGCCGGCCGCATGTGGCGATCGCCGTCGATACCGACGAGCTGCGCGCGCTCGAAGCGCCGATCGAGCAACTGAGCCTGCGTTACAAACATCTGCACATCATTCCGTCGGTCGCCGGCTTGCCGCTGTACGGCGTGGTGCCACATCACTTTTTCAGTCACGAAGTGTTGCTGCTGCGGGTCAACAACAACCTGATGGTGTGGCAGCTGACCTTGATCAAGCGCGTGTTCGACCTCGTCGGCGCATCGCTCGGGCTCTTGCTGTTGTCGCCGTTGTTCCTGATCGCAGCGATCCAGATCAAGCGTCAGGGCGGGCCGGGGGCGACCTTCTTCGGCCACGTGCGCGTCGGCATGAACGGCAAGCCGTTCAAGTGCTGGAAATTCCGCACCATGGTGCACAACAGCCAGGAAGTGCTGGATCACCTGCTGGCGACCAGTGCCGAGGCCCGTGCCGAATGGGATCTGGATTTCAAGCTCAAGAACGATCCGCGCATCACGCCGATCGGCGAGTTCCTGCGCAAGACCAGCCTCGACGAGATTCCGCAGCTGTGGAACGTGCTCAAGGGCGAGATGAGCCTGGTCGGCCCGCGCCCGGTGATCGAAGCCGAGCTCGAACGCTATGGCGACAAGGTCGATTTCTACCTCGAGGCACGCCCCGGCCTCACCGGCCTGTGGCAGGTGTCCGGGCGCAACGATACGACCTATGCCGAGCGCGTTTCACTCGACGCCTGGTATGTGAAAAACTGGAACCTGTGGTATGACATTGCAATTGTCTGCAAGACGATCAAAACCGTCGCAACCGGTCGCGGTGCCTACTGA